One Misgurnus anguillicaudatus chromosome 20, ASM2758022v2, whole genome shotgun sequence DNA segment encodes these proteins:
- the LOC129455184 gene encoding zinc finger protein 862-like — protein MMANKDKLLDKLSDSMDNRFGDVGSGILNDSKIVSFQQWPDPENSADFGDLEVDRLTSHFKPILISSGVDVDLIADQWTIIKSCLYKEPQALEKITWTEVNRMLRETCPDFLDLVDLMLCMPTSTADCERGFNVMKMVKSDWRSSLKCETLSDLLFVHLSSP, from the exons ATGATGGCTAACAAAGACAAGCTTCTGGACAAGCTGTCCGACAGCATGGACAACAGATTTGGGGATGTGGGGTCTGGAATCCTGAACGATTCAAAGATAGTGAGCTTTCAACAATGGCCTGATCCAGAAAACAGTGCAG ACTTTGGTGATTTAGAAGTGGACAGGCTCACAAGTCACTTCAAGCCAATATTGATCTCTTCTGGAGTTGATGTCGATCTGATTGCAGACCAGTGGACCATCATCAAGTCCTGCCTCTACAAGGAGCCACAGGCACTGGAGAAGATCACCTGGACTGAAGTTAACAGGATGCTGAGGGAGACATGCCCTGACTTTCTGGACCTTGTGGATCTGATGTTATGCATGCCTACATCAACAGCAGACTGTGAGCGTGGGTTTAATGTAATGAAGATGGTAAAGTCTGATTGGCGGTCCAGTCTCAAGTGTGAGACACTGTCTGACCTGCTCTTTGTCCATCTGTCCTCCCCCTAA